One Helianthus annuus cultivar XRQ/B chromosome 12, HanXRQr2.0-SUNRISE, whole genome shotgun sequence genomic region harbors:
- the LOC110890582 gene encoding zinc finger protein BRUTUS, which yields MATPLTGLQHREVGGGGVAVMAASGGGTVSQIDPSGGGKPSKKQSSPVHIFLYFHKAIRSELDALHQSAIYFATNSHVEIEPLLKRYHFLRSIYKHHCNAEDEVIFPALDIRVKNVARTYSLEHEGESAIFDQLFTLLDSDMQNKESFRRELASCTGALQTSISQHMSKEEEQVIPLLVEKFSFEEQASLVWQFLCSIPVNMMAEFLPWLSASVSSDERQEMRSCLCRVIPEEKLLQQIIFTWMDGANAIKKRKNIEDDVAYNCSPIAEGNCACSSSRPRKRESVMSSSDSPLGCPIDEILHWHKAIKKELVDIAEAARRIQLSGDFSDLSVFNKRLQFIAEVCIFHSIAEDKVIFPAVDAELSFAQEHAEEESEFGKFRCLIENIENDGANSSSSEFCSKLCSHADHIMTIIDNHFKTEELQVLPLARKHFSPKKQRELLYQSLCVMPLRLIECVLPWLVGSLTEEEAKSFLHNMHMAAPASDIALVTLFSGWACKGRPRETCLSSAVTGCCPAKAFLEENGDSGPPFCPCNPPTKRPNSTSRKESNGFGTPGTLTVQVKQSCCVPGLGMNSSKLGAGSTKSLRSLSFGPSAPSLSSSLFNWETGISLIDEGTGRPIDTIFKFHKAIRKDLEFLDVESGKLNDSNESFLRQFNGRFRLLWGLYRAHSNAEDDIVFPALESKETLHNVSHSYTLDHKQEEKLFEDISTSLFELCELHDKSNSVSSNCNDTLRDYSELATKVQGMCKSIRVTLDQHILREELELWPLFDRHFSVEEQDKLVGRIIGTTGAEVLQSMLPWVTSVLTQEEQNKMMDTWKQATKNTMFTEWLNEWWEGSSSSAEASPSESDKNISQGSESHEALDSNDYTFKPGWKDIFRMNQNELESEIRKVSRDPTLDPRRKAYLIQNLMTSRWIAAQQKLPQGRKGDMVDGEGVYGCSPSFRDAEKQIYGCEHYKRNCKLRAACCQKLFTCRFCHDNVSDHTMDRKATTEMMCMNCLKVQPVGPVCSTPSCNGLSMAKYYCSYCKFFDDERTVYHCPFCNLCRLGKGLGIDFFHCMTCNYCLGIKLVDHKCREKGLETNCPICCDFLFTSSAAVRALPCGHFMHSACFQAYACTHYICPICSKSMGDMSVYFGMLDALMASEVLPEEYRNRCQDILCNDCDKKGSAPFHWLYHKCGSCGSYNTRVIKVDSIAECSN from the exons ATGGCGACGCCATTGACCGGATTGCAGCACCGGGAGGTAGGCGGTGGTGGTGTGGCGGTGATGGCGGCCTCCGGTGGAGGAACGGTGAGCCAGATCGATCCGTCTGGTGGTGGAAAACCGTCGAAGAAGCAGAGTTCGCCGGTGCATATCTTTTTGTACTTTCATAAAGCGATACGGTCGGAGCTCGATGCGTTACATCAGTCCGCTATCTATTTTGCTACTAATTCTCATGTGGAAATTGAGCCGCTGCTGAAGCGGTATCACTTTCTTCGGTCGATTTATAAGCATCACTGCAATGCTGAAGATGAG GTTATTTTTCCAGCTCTTGATATTCGGGTCAAGAACGTAGCACGAACTTATTCTCTTGAACATGAAGGCGAAAGTGCCATTTTTGATCAACTCTTTACATTACTAGATTCCGATATGCAAAATAAAGAAAGCTTTAGAAGAGAATTAGCATCCTGCACAGGAGCCCTTCAAACATCAATTAGCCAGCACATGTCCAAGGAAGAGGAACAG GTCATACCCTTGCTTGTTGAGAAATTTTCATTTGAAGAACAAGCGTCATTAGTCTGGCAGTTTTTATGCAGCATTCCCGTAAACATGATGGCGGAGTTTCTTCCATGGCTTTCAGCCTCTGTATCTTCTGATGAACGCCAAGAAATGCGTAGTTGCTTATGCAGAGTAATCCCAGAAGAAAAGCTTCTTCAACAG ATTATATTCACCTGGATGGACGGTGCCAATGCTATCAAGAAGCGAAAAAATATAGAAGATGATGTCGCGTATAATTGTTCTCCAATTGCCGAAGGAAATTGTGCATGTTCATCTTCCCGACCCAGAAAACGAGAATCTGTAATGAGTTCTTCAGATTCACCTCTTGGTTGTCCTATTGATGAAATATTGCACTGGCACAAGGCTATTAAAAAGGAATTAGTTGATATAGCTGAAGCTGCTAGAAGGATACAATTATCTGGAGATTTTTCAGATTTATCTGTATTTAATAAGAGACTGCAATTTATTGCAGAAGTTTGCATATTCCATAG CATCGCAGAAGATAAAGTAATATTCCCTGCCGTAGATGCTGAGCTGTCATTTGCCCAGGAGCATGCAGAAGAAGAAAGTGAATTCGGCAAATTTAGATGCTTAATTGAAAATATTGAAAATGATGGAGCAAACTCATCTTCATCTGAATTTTGTTCCAAATTGTGCTCACATGCTGATCATATCATGACTATCATTGATAACCACTTCAAAACTGAAGAACTTCAG GTTCTCCCACTTGCGCGCAAACATTTTAGTCCCAAAAAACAACGGGAGCTTTTATACCAAAGTCTATGCGTGATGCCTTTGAGATTAATCGAGTGTGTGTTACCATGGTTGGTTGGATCACTTACTGAAGAAGAAGCAAAATCATTTCTTCATAACATGCATATGGCAG CCCCTGCTTCAGATATTGCTCTCGTCACACttttttcgggttgggcttgcaAGGGCAGACCACGGGAAACATGTCTGTCTTCCGCTGTAACCGGCTGCTGCCCCGCAAAAGCATTTTTAGAAGAAAACGGCGATTCGGGCCCACCCTTTTGTCCCTGCAACCCGCCAACCAAACGACCCAATTCCACTTCGCGAAAAGAAAGCAACGGTTTTGGTACTCCCGGAACCCTAACCGTTCAAGTAAAACAGTCGTGTTGTGTTCCCGGGCTCGGAATGAACAGTAGCAAATTGGGAGCGGGCTCCACGAAATCTTTACGGTCGTTATCTTTTGGCCCATCTGCTCCCTCTTTAAGTTCCAGTCTTTTTAATTGGGAAACGGGGATAAGTTTAATTGATGAGGGTACGGGTCGGCCAATAGATACAATTTTCAAATTTCATAAAGCAATTCGGAAAGATTTGGAGTTCTTAGACGTTGAATCGGGAAAACTAAACGACTCAAATGAGAGTTTTTTACGTCAATTCAATGGTAGATTTCGTTTATTATGGGGTTTATATAGAGCGCACAGTAACGCAGAGGATGATATAGTGTTTCCTGCATTAGAATCAAAGGAAACTTTACATAACGTGAGTCACTCGTATACCTTAGACCACAAGCAAGAAGAAAAGCTTTTTGAGGATATATCAACTTCACTTTTCGAACTTTGTGAACTTCACGACAAAAGCAATTCCGTTTCTTCAAATTGTAATGATACGTTGAGAGATTACAGTGAATTGGCGACTAAGGTTCAGGGGATGTGCAAGTCCATTAGAGTGACACTGGATCAGCATATTTTGCGTGAAGAACTTGAGCTTTGGCCTTTGTTTGATAGACACTTTTCTGTTGAGGAGCAAGATAAGCTAGTGGGCCGAATTATCGGTACTACGGGTGCTGAGGTGTTGCAATCGATGTTGCCATGGGTGACATCCGTACTTACTCAGGAGGAACAGAACAAAATGATGGACACATGGAAGCAAGCTACTAAAAACACAATGTTTACTGAGTGGCTGAATGAATGGTGGGAAGGATCTTCTTCATCTGCAGAGGCATCACCGTCTGAATCAGATAAAAATATTTCACAAG GATCTGAATCACATGAAGCCTTAGATTCAAATGATTATACCTTCAAGCCTGGGTGGAAAGATATATTTCGGATGAATCAAAACGAGCTTGAATCAGAGATAAGAAAAGTTTCTCGGGATCCAACTCTTGATCCCAGAAGGAAGGCTTATCTCATTCAAAACCTTATGACCAG TCGATGGATTGCTGCTCAGCAGAAGTTACCTCAAGGAAGAAAAGGTGATATGGTAGATGGTGAAGGCGTATATGGATGCTCGCCTTCATTTCGTGATGCAGAAAAACAAATATATGGCTGTGAGCATTATAAACGCAACTGCAAGCTTCGTGCTGCTTGTTGTCAAAAGCTCTTTACATGCAGATTCTGCCATGATAATGTCAGTGACCATACAATGGACAG GAAAGCTACCACTGAAATGATGTGTATGAACTGCTTGAAAGTTCAACCTGTTGGACCAGTCTGCTCAACTCCATCTTGCAATGGACTTTCAATGGCAAAATACTATTGTAGCTATTGCAAGTTCTTTGATGATGAAAG GACTGTGTATCATTGCCCGTTTTGCAATTTGTGCCGACTTGGAAAGGGTCTGGGAATCGACTTCTTTCATTGCATGACGTGTAACTACTGTTTGGGGATAAAGTTAGTGGATCATAAGTGTCGGGAGAAAGGTTTGGAAACTAACTGCCCTATTTGCTGCGATTTTCTATTTACATCAAGTGCAGCTGTTCGAGCACTTCCTTGTGGTCATTTTATGCACTCGGCTTGCTTCCAG GCGTACGCATGCACACACTACATTTGTCCAATATGCAGCAAATCTATGGGAGATATGTCG GTGTATTTTGGTATGCTTGATGCTTTAATGGCTTCTGAGGTGCTTCCAGAAGAGTATAGAAACCGCTGTCAG GATATATTATGCAACGACTGTGATAAAAAAGGAAGTGCTCCATTTCACTGGCTTTATCACAAGTGTGGATCCTGTGGATCTTACAACACGCGAGTAATCAAGGTTGATTCAATCGCCGAGTGTTCAAACTAG